From Gimesia panareensis, the proteins below share one genomic window:
- the tnpB gene encoding IS66 family insertion sequence element accessory protein TnpB (TnpB, as the term is used for proteins encoded by IS66 family insertion elements, is considered an accessory protein, since TnpC, encoded by a neighboring gene, is a DDE family transposase.), with protein sequence MMGLPSGTPIYLCTEPVDFRNGFDGLTGIVTATLGQNVLNGSLFLFVNRRRDRIKALWWETGGLTLWYRRLEQGTVELPTPEDDKTHVTIDSVELAMWIAGVSLKSSRHRRKRMTAV encoded by the coding sequence ATGATGGGCTTGCCCAGCGGCACGCCCATCTACCTGTGCACCGAGCCGGTCGATTTTCGTAACGGCTTCGACGGTTTAACCGGCATTGTCACCGCGACGCTGGGTCAGAACGTCCTCAACGGTTCTCTATTCCTGTTTGTGAACCGCCGACGCGATCGTATCAAAGCCCTGTGGTGGGAGACCGGCGGACTGACGTTATGGTACCGGCGGCTTGAGCAAGGTACCGTTGAGCTGCCAACGCCCGAAGACGACAAAACCCACGTGACCATCGATTCGGTCGAACTGGCCATGTGGATCGCCGGCGTTTCGCTGAAGTCGTCCAGGCACAGAAGAAAGCGAATGACTGCGGTCTGA
- a CDS encoding ATP-grasp domain-containing protein — protein sequence MQEQVCLIGFDEPEISVLKQRISGRVIAHPSLPGFRVEDGLLYVDNEQGGWQSRVDRVIFHGIFEEDAELFVALALWGGPCFPGPLGMLACRDKHACLVRVLSQTRFPGRGRGYVPAGSVVNLKTEQVAKWGNWHCGENKARIQGEWCAEYSSTLEPFYPGEAVRVVLLGEDVLQIRLAGDDWLKSIHDPSADFMEVHADLADDTRALARYFDLPVIANDYIVGEDGTKYLLEVNHIPNVTRFPLIWERYVALVTDWCASA from the coding sequence ATGCAGGAACAAGTCTGTCTGATTGGATTCGACGAACCCGAAATTTCCGTTTTGAAACAACGGATTTCAGGTCGCGTTATTGCGCATCCCTCTCTGCCCGGGTTTCGGGTTGAGGATGGGCTGTTGTACGTCGATAACGAACAGGGGGGCTGGCAGTCCCGCGTGGATCGTGTGATCTTTCACGGGATCTTCGAAGAGGATGCAGAACTGTTTGTGGCGCTCGCTCTGTGGGGTGGCCCCTGTTTTCCCGGACCGCTCGGTATGCTGGCCTGTCGCGATAAACATGCCTGCCTGGTTCGGGTTCTCTCGCAAACCCGCTTTCCCGGCAGGGGACGAGGTTACGTCCCCGCGGGAAGTGTGGTGAATCTGAAGACGGAGCAGGTGGCCAAGTGGGGCAACTGGCATTGTGGTGAGAATAAGGCGCGAATCCAGGGAGAGTGGTGCGCGGAATACAGCAGCACACTCGAACCCTTTTATCCAGGGGAAGCGGTCCGCGTCGTCCTCCTGGGAGAAGATGTCTTACAGATTCGTCTCGCGGGAGACGACTGGTTGAAATCAATCCACGATCCGTCAGCCGACTTCATGGAGGTTCACGCGGATCTGGCAGACGACACCCGGGCACTGGCCCGGTATTTCGATCTACCCGTGATTGCCAATGATTATATCGTTGGTGAAGACGGTACGAAGTACCTGCTGGAAGTGAATCATATTCCGAATGTCACCCGCTTCCCGCTGATCTGGGAACGGTATGTGGCACTGGTGACAGACTGGTGCGCTTCCGCATGA
- a CDS encoding creatininase family protein, whose product MQILTDQNTAFELEALKPEIAFLPIGATEQHSRHLPLATDTLLADQLSTAILEQLDWPGHVFLLPTLPVSSSEENTGYRGTISFTPLTMRSIVRDIWDSLTRVGIQKLIVCPWHGGNFILKPIIRELNCEKQQCHLFYLNPWEQVPATVYDQFAHGFEVHCGDVETSLMLALNPEYVKTERIDNPTPHFKAPLQDMWSMRTLSGGEGHTGHPTQATAAKGEIFKQAVIEHSVRYLQELLKLSQQYPNY is encoded by the coding sequence ATGCAAATCTTAACTGACCAGAATACCGCTTTTGAACTGGAAGCCCTGAAGCCGGAAATCGCTTTTCTGCCGATCGGTGCCACGGAACAGCATTCGCGGCATCTGCCGCTCGCTACCGATACCCTCCTCGCGGATCAGCTTTCGACAGCGATCCTGGAACAGCTCGACTGGCCCGGCCATGTCTTCCTGCTGCCCACGCTGCCGGTCTCCTCGTCAGAAGAAAATACCGGCTATCGGGGAACCATCAGTTTCACGCCGCTGACGATGCGGTCTATCGTGCGGGATATCTGGGACTCGCTCACACGCGTCGGCATTCAGAAGCTGATCGTCTGCCCCTGGCATGGAGGGAATTTTATTCTCAAGCCGATCATTCGAGAATTGAATTGTGAGAAACAGCAGTGTCATCTGTTTTATCTCAATCCGTGGGAACAGGTGCCCGCAACTGTTTACGATCAGTTCGCGCATGGGTTTGAAGTGCACTGCGGCGATGTGGAAACGTCGCTGATGCTCGCGCTCAATCCTGAATATGTGAAAACAGAACGGATCGATAACCCGACGCCTCACTTTAAAGCACCCCTGCAGGACATGTGGTCGATGAGAACGCTCTCCGGCGGGGAAGGGCACACGGGCCATCCCACACAGGCGACTGCAGCTAAAGGGGAGATATTCAAGCAGGCGGTGATCGAGCACTCGGTGCGCTATCTGCAGGAATTACTGAAACTCTCGCAGCAGTATCCGAACTATTGA
- a CDS encoding right-handed parallel beta-helix repeat-containing protein, which translates to MPAPGLLQTFIIVATLLCLLSADELAATDYYVAPTGNDQNPGSLHQPFRTIARGLNSARRPGDSVIVRKGNYPQSRPLNLINSGTTGNLITLQAMQGETVIVDGRSTPADSSLINVLAHHVQIRGLTIRNAQKIGISLWGPGNRIHHVTISGNRIEQCQNSGIYAGYNRLDDPVRDLLFEGNTVTDCVLMNQNEPHQRWSFGVGAGLSKHVTIRNNTVSRCYGEGIGLYLSDKGTIAGNTVSDNFSVNIYLDNTTHTLVSRNLVYSTGKSQFYRFNHPASGIQIANENYGGYTNLSSHNTLVGNILVNNYYAIYSGNYQRGGGLRQTLIAHNTACGSTGPLLHIDADQGHQQSRIVNNIFQQTGRARLTDVAGPVDQIEFAHNLWYGGTPQQAVRGAGDIRANPQLKNAGRFQIQDYDLRPLSPAKNTGTRLNELSSFYPDRSTSSTVNLGAR; encoded by the coding sequence TTGCCTGCACCTGGTCTCTTACAGACATTTATTATAGTAGCAACACTTCTGTGTTTACTGTCAGCAGACGAACTGGCAGCCACCGATTATTATGTCGCTCCGACGGGCAACGATCAGAACCCCGGCTCACTGCATCAGCCGTTTCGCACCATTGCCCGCGGTCTCAATTCCGCCCGCCGACCCGGTGACAGTGTCATCGTCCGTAAAGGGAACTATCCGCAATCCCGCCCTCTGAATCTGATTAATTCTGGAACGACAGGGAACCTGATTACGCTCCAGGCCATGCAGGGTGAAACGGTGATTGTCGACGGACGAAGCACGCCAGCCGACTCCAGTCTGATTAATGTCCTCGCGCATCATGTTCAAATTCGGGGACTGACAATCCGCAACGCACAGAAAATCGGCATCTCGCTCTGGGGGCCCGGCAACCGGATTCATCACGTCACGATCTCCGGAAACCGGATCGAGCAGTGTCAGAACAGCGGCATCTACGCCGGCTATAATCGTCTCGACGATCCCGTGCGAGACCTGCTCTTCGAAGGCAACACCGTGACCGACTGTGTACTGATGAATCAGAACGAACCGCACCAGCGCTGGAGTTTCGGCGTCGGAGCCGGGCTGTCGAAGCATGTGACGATCCGAAACAACACGGTCTCCCGCTGCTACGGAGAAGGCATCGGCCTGTATCTATCAGATAAAGGAACCATCGCAGGCAACACCGTTTCGGATAATTTTTCTGTGAACATCTATCTGGATAACACGACGCACACGCTCGTCAGTCGCAACCTGGTCTATTCCACCGGAAAGAGTCAGTTTTACCGGTTCAATCATCCCGCCTCCGGTATTCAGATCGCCAATGAAAATTATGGCGGCTATACCAATCTCAGTTCACACAATACGCTTGTCGGAAATATCCTGGTGAATAATTACTATGCCATTTATTCCGGAAACTATCAGCGGGGAGGCGGTCTGCGGCAGACATTGATCGCCCACAATACCGCCTGCGGTTCGACAGGTCCCCTGCTCCACATTGATGCCGACCAGGGACATCAGCAGTCACGCATCGTGAACAACATCTTTCAGCAGACCGGACGCGCCCGTCTGACCGATGTGGCAGGTCCGGTCGACCAGATCGAGTTCGCTCACAACCTCTGGTACGGCGGCACTCCGCAACAGGCGGTCCGGGGAGCGGGTGACATTCGCGCCAATCCGCAATTGAAGAATGCAGGCCGCTTTCAGATTCAGGACTACGATCTGCGTCCGCTCTCTCCCGCGAAAAATACCGGAACCAGACTGAATGAGCTATCGTCGTTTTATCCAGACCGGTCTACCTCTTCGACGGTGAATCTGGGCGCCCGCTAA
- a CDS encoding prenyltransferase/squalene oxidase repeat-containing protein gives MSNAESASNKEPEFSRRSALGAVLVSTLAALRSWWRGTPVQAGLSALPEHVTPQTQAAIEGGLKWLASRQVADGGFGSRGSYARNVGVCALAGTAFLAHRGMIGPYRRAIQECIRYLLGRAQENGFIVEAEVRTHATLYGHGYATMFLGQVFGESYDPRVRDALKAATQLVLNLQDGQGGWCYTSDPQDADVSITTCQMLALFSARQAGIGVPREAIERSVEFLKRAQNEDGGFRYRLDDPPESLFPRSAAAVVALTCAGLGQDPAVQRGREYLQQPHPPLELSPGQLAEYHFYGRFYATHAAWQSGKPEWDRWYPMVRDELLSQQTTGGAWHDANIGDEYATAMALLVLQFPYGNVPLLAIR, from the coding sequence ATGTCGAACGCCGAATCTGCCTCGAACAAAGAACCGGAGTTTTCCCGCCGCAGCGCATTGGGCGCAGTGCTTGTCAGCACATTGGCAGCGCTGCGCAGCTGGTGGCGTGGTACTCCGGTTCAGGCGGGGCTTTCTGCGCTACCGGAACACGTGACTCCTCAGACACAGGCAGCCATCGAAGGCGGCTTGAAATGGCTCGCGTCCCGGCAGGTGGCAGACGGCGGATTTGGCAGCCGGGGTTCGTATGCGCGAAACGTAGGAGTCTGCGCACTGGCGGGGACGGCGTTTCTGGCACATCGCGGCATGATTGGCCCGTATCGTCGCGCGATTCAGGAGTGCATTCGTTATCTGCTCGGTCGGGCGCAGGAGAACGGATTCATCGTCGAAGCAGAGGTCCGCACGCACGCGACGCTGTATGGTCACGGGTACGCAACGATGTTCCTGGGACAGGTCTTCGGCGAGTCATACGATCCGCGCGTTCGTGACGCGTTGAAAGCGGCGACACAGTTGGTTCTGAATCTGCAGGATGGGCAGGGGGGCTGGTGTTATACGTCCGACCCCCAGGACGCGGATGTGTCGATCACCACCTGTCAAATGCTGGCTTTGTTCTCAGCCCGGCAGGCGGGCATCGGCGTGCCGCGGGAAGCGATCGAGCGGAGTGTCGAATTTCTCAAGCGGGCCCAGAACGAGGATGGCGGCTTCCGTTATCGTCTGGACGATCCTCCCGAATCGCTGTTTCCCCGTTCGGCGGCCGCGGTGGTGGCACTCACCTGTGCCGGCCTGGGACAGGATCCCGCGGTGCAGCGCGGACGGGAATACCTTCAGCAGCCGCATCCTCCGCTGGAACTCTCCCCGGGCCAACTGGCCGAGTACCATTTTTACGGGCGTTTCTATGCGACGCACGCTGCCTGGCAGTCGGGAAAACCGGAATGGGATCGCTGGTATCCGATGGTCCGCGACGAACTGCTCTCGCAGCAGACGACCGGCGGCGCCTGGCACGACGCCAACATCGGCGATGAATATGCGACCGCGATGGCACTGCTTGTGCTGCAGTTTCCCTATGGAAACGTGCCCCTGCTGGCGATACGCTGA
- a CDS encoding NHL repeat-containing protein yields the protein MAASGLSDQSVTIAAEPAPIRFLKTWGQQGDQPGEFHFPIDIAINAGDEIFVTDHLNDRVQKFDRAGKLLAQFPVLPNPGGLAFDKQGNLVLSHILASGSSKHKIGDRISIYSPQGKLIRQWGKPGKGPGEFNCPGGIAVADNGRIYVADQTNHRVQVFDPTGQFLFEWGKHGSQPGEFGGKGSPNSRVGGPQFLAFDSKGNLWTTEGANCRVQQFTAEGKLLQHWGTDADTPGGLGGYFSGFDGKPVKSLTGPIAVCVDQKDRLWISAVSGRVQQFSPAGKYLRSCGEKQGTAPGEFYAPHGMAFDSHGDLYVVDAYNHRIQKFAVGP from the coding sequence TTGGCAGCATCTGGTCTCTCAGATCAGTCAGTCACCATCGCAGCAGAACCCGCTCCGATCCGGTTCCTGAAAACCTGGGGGCAGCAGGGAGACCAGCCGGGCGAGTTCCATTTTCCGATTGATATAGCGATTAACGCTGGCGATGAAATATTTGTGACCGATCACCTGAATGATCGCGTGCAGAAATTCGATCGCGCAGGCAAGCTGCTGGCGCAGTTTCCCGTCCTTCCCAATCCGGGCGGTCTCGCGTTCGACAAACAGGGGAATCTGGTGCTCTCGCACATCCTGGCTTCGGGATCGAGCAAACACAAAATCGGCGATCGAATTTCGATCTATTCACCTCAAGGTAAGCTCATTCGCCAATGGGGGAAGCCGGGGAAAGGACCGGGGGAATTCAACTGCCCGGGAGGTATTGCAGTGGCTGACAATGGCCGCATCTATGTCGCCGACCAGACCAACCACCGGGTACAGGTCTTTGATCCGACGGGCCAGTTCCTGTTTGAGTGGGGCAAGCATGGCAGTCAGCCGGGCGAGTTCGGGGGCAAGGGATCTCCCAACTCCCGGGTCGGCGGTCCACAGTTTCTCGCCTTTGATTCCAAAGGGAACCTCTGGACAACCGAAGGGGCCAACTGCCGCGTCCAGCAGTTTACAGCGGAAGGAAAGCTGCTCCAGCACTGGGGAACCGACGCCGACACTCCGGGCGGACTGGGCGGTTATTTCAGCGGCTTTGACGGCAAGCCGGTAAAAAGTCTCACCGGACCGATCGCGGTCTGCGTCGATCAGAAAGATCGTCTCTGGATCTCCGCCGTCAGCGGCCGCGTACAACAGTTTTCACCAGCAGGAAAGTATCTCCGCAGCTGTGGCGAAAAACAAGGGACTGCTCCGGGCGAGTTCTACGCCCCACACGGAATGGCGTTCGACAGCCACGGGGACCTGTATGTGGTGGATGCCTATAACCACCGGATACAGAAGTTTGCGGTGGGGCCCTGA
- a CDS encoding S24 family peptidase, with the protein MQAGETVSFRPRGNSMKRKIESGQLCTVAPVEEDKLQKGDIVLSKVNGSQYLHLIKAIQGKRFQIGNNTGRINGWITFQSIYGKLIQVEP; encoded by the coding sequence CTGCAGGCAGGCGAAACCGTCTCTTTTCGTCCGCGGGGGAATTCCATGAAAAGGAAAATCGAATCCGGGCAGCTCTGCACCGTCGCCCCCGTTGAGGAAGATAAACTCCAGAAGGGAGACATCGTGCTCAGTAAAGTTAATGGCAGTCAGTACCTGCATCTGATCAAGGCCATTCAGGGCAAACGCTTTCAGATCGGCAATAACACCGGCCGGATCAATGGCTGGATTACGTTTCAGTCGATTTATGGTAAACTGATCCAGGTAGAACCCTGA
- a CDS encoding aspartate kinase has translation MTNSVVCKFGGSSVANASQIEKIRRIVADNPQRRFVVVSAPGRVQKAEEKITDHLLNIATKGQHFRDCRKTISAKESKQAVIDRFSGIIADLEIDGKALLASLKQDLEPDLEGDRRIAFLASRGEHYNARIIAAYFQRKGMQARACLPEEFGFLVTDSYLDAKVEEPAYENIAALDQEESDMVTVIPGFYGVTDQGEIAVFSRGGSDLTGGEIAYAIDGDKYENWTDVSGVLESDPRIISAARAIPRLTFKEIRLLSSKGVNVFHLDAMLNCRKRKIPIHVRNTNHPEAAGTQILNERVPEEGVVGIARLDNMAYIYLEKDMLCEEVGFTATLLTIFQSYGINTYHYPTDKDDIAVLVKQDDLKGSINDLRRAIEKQLKPDFMDVVYNLSIITPVGLGLKRNSYPLVDAINALGEHHIPIEMIDQSPSQICFHIGVSQAVADDALNILYRVLISDTRA, from the coding sequence ATGACAAACAGTGTAGTCTGTAAATTTGGCGGGAGTTCCGTAGCGAACGCATCGCAAATTGAAAAAATCCGTCGCATTGTCGCTGACAATCCCCAACGACGGTTTGTGGTGGTCTCGGCACCAGGCCGGGTCCAAAAAGCCGAAGAGAAAATCACCGATCATCTGCTCAATATCGCGACCAAAGGGCAACACTTTCGGGACTGCCGTAAAACGATCAGCGCGAAGGAAAGCAAACAGGCCGTCATCGACCGCTTCAGCGGGATTATCGCCGACCTGGAGATCGACGGCAAGGCCTTGCTCGCCTCGCTGAAACAGGATCTCGAACCCGATCTCGAAGGGGATCGCCGGATTGCCTTTCTGGCCTCCCGGGGCGAACATTATAACGCCCGCATCATCGCCGCTTACTTTCAGCGGAAAGGCATGCAGGCCCGCGCCTGTCTCCCCGAAGAGTTCGGCTTCCTGGTCACCGACAGTTACCTCGATGCCAAAGTCGAAGAGCCTGCCTACGAAAATATCGCGGCCCTGGACCAGGAAGAGAGCGACATGGTCACCGTCATTCCCGGTTTCTACGGCGTGACCGATCAGGGAGAGATCGCCGTCTTTTCCCGCGGCGGTTCCGATCTGACCGGGGGCGAAATCGCTTACGCGATCGATGGCGACAAATATGAAAACTGGACCGACGTGAGCGGCGTGCTCGAATCGGACCCCCGCATCATCTCAGCGGCCCGGGCCATTCCCCGCCTGACGTTCAAAGAGATCCGTCTGCTCTCCTCCAAGGGAGTGAATGTCTTTCACCTCGATGCGATGCTCAACTGTCGCAAGCGGAAAATTCCGATTCATGTCCGTAATACAAATCACCCGGAAGCCGCGGGTACGCAGATTCTCAACGAGCGTGTGCCGGAAGAGGGCGTGGTCGGTATCGCACGGCTGGATAACATGGCCTACATCTACCTGGAAAAGGACATGCTCTGCGAAGAGGTTGGCTTCACCGCAACGCTGCTGACCATCTTCCAGAGCTACGGGATCAACACCTACCATTATCCGACTGATAAAGATGACATTGCCGTACTGGTCAAACAGGACGACCTCAAAGGGAGCATCAACGATCTGCGGCGGGCGATTGAAAAACAGCTCAAGCCCGATTTCATGGACGTGGTCTACAATCTTTCAATCATCACACCTGTCGGCCTGGGGCTCAAACGCAACTCCTATCCACTGGTCGATGCAATCAACGCACTGGGCGAGCACCATATTCCGATCGAAATGATCGACCAGAGTCCCTCACAGATCTGTTTCCATATCGGCGTCAGCCAGGCCGTAGCCGACGATGCCTTGAACATTCTGTATCGCGTACTGATCAGCGATACCCGCGCGTGA
- a CDS encoding DUF6790 family protein, with amino-acid sequence MGKLIQFVMENFTLSFLILGLLVSGIALLGKPRPRPKAILVEALFSYFLLFSIGCSFFYNFIMHSFFGETAARFIGWAQSPFQFEVGTASLGYAVVGFLAFRGSLGLRAAAVVGPSMFLLGAAGGHIYQMITAHNFAPGNAGLIFYTDILIPLIGFVLLGMQCRYEKAAHSTAPGKAT; translated from the coding sequence ATGGGTAAGCTGATTCAATTTGTGATGGAAAATTTCACGCTCAGTTTTTTGATCCTGGGTCTGTTGGTTTCCGGAATTGCCCTGCTGGGCAAACCGCGACCACGGCCGAAAGCAATCCTGGTGGAGGCACTGTTTTCATATTTCCTGCTGTTTTCGATCGGCTGTTCTTTTTTCTACAACTTCATCATGCACTCGTTTTTCGGCGAGACTGCAGCCCGGTTTATCGGCTGGGCGCAGAGTCCGTTTCAGTTTGAAGTAGGAACCGCCAGCCTGGGTTACGCCGTTGTCGGTTTCCTGGCATTCCGCGGCAGTCTGGGTCTGCGGGCCGCAGCGGTCGTGGGTCCCTCGATGTTCCTGCTGGGCGCTGCGGGCGGCCACATCTACCAGATGATCACAGCACACAACTTCGCCCCCGGGAATGCGGGGCTGATTTTTTACACCGACATCCTGATCCCGCTGATCGGCTTTGTGCTGCTGGGAATGCAGTGCCGATACGAGAAAGCCGCTCATTCCACTGCTCCCGGGAAGGCAACCTGA